The Pyxidicoccus sp. MSG2 DNA segment CGGAAAACAGGAACCGCCATGCCCGCTGACATCAACGAGGTCTTCTTCGCCGCCGTGGGGGACGTCCACGGGCACATGAACCGCATGGTGAACGACCTCCGGCACGCGACGGAGGTCTTCCACCGGCAGTTCGACTTCGTCCTCCAGGTCGGCGACTTCGAGCCGCACCGCGACGAGGCGGACCTCGCCACCATGGCCGCGCCCGCGAAGTACCGGCACCTCGGCGACTTCGGCGCCTACCACAAGGTCCGGCGAGGCTTCCCCTGGCCCCTCTACTTCATCGGCGGCAACCACGAGCCCTACGGCTACCTCGACACCCACCCCGAGGGCTTCGAGCTGACCCGCCACTGTCACTACCTCGGCCGTGTCGGCGTCATGGACCTGCACGGCCTGCGCGTCGTGGGCCTGTCCGGCATCCACAGCGAGGAAGCCTTCCGCGACTCGCGCCCGCCCCTCTCCGCACTGGGCTCCGCCTCCAACAAGGACTTCACGTACTTCAACGAGCGGGACGTCGAGCAGGTCCTGGAGCTCGGCCACGCGGACGTGCTCCTGCTCCATGACTGGCCCTCCGGCATCGTCGACCCGAAGGACGCCGCCGACTTCCAGGGACAGCGCCGCAGCTTCAGCCACGACACCGTGGGCAACGAGTACGCGCGGCTGCTCGTGGACGCGCTGCAGCCGAAGCTGGTGCTCTGCGGGCACCTGCACCGGAGCTACGCCACCGAAATCCAGCACCCCTCCGGGAAGAAGACCTCCGTCCGCTGCCTGGCCAGCGTGGAGCAGGGACGGGATGCCTACGGCTACTTCGGCATCAGCGGCGGCTCGCTCCTGACCTGGGGCATCACGGACTGAGCCCCCGGCGGGCCTCAGCCCCGCCAGACTTTCAAGCCATGCACTCCATGACATCCCCGCCCTGGCCCATGGCCCCACGGCACGGGCTGTTTTCAGGTGTGGGACAGAGCCGACAATCTTCGCGGCCATTCGGCGAGTGCAGGTGGTACAAGCCCCGGCCGTGAAAGCCTCGCCTCCTCCCCCCGAAGCCCCCGTCAACCCCACCTTCGACTCCCTGGGCCTCAAGCCCGCGTTGGTCGAGGCGCTCAGCGCGCTCGGCTACGAGGAGCCCACGCCCATCCAGGCCGCCGCCCTCCCGCCGCTGCTCGCCGGCAAGGACCTGCTCGGCATCGCCGCCACGGGCACCGGCAAGACGGCCGCCTTTGCCCTGCCCCTCCTCCAGCACCTGACAGCGGGCAAGAGCCGCCCCAACACCACCGCCGCGCTGGTGCTCGTCCCCACGCGCGAGCTGGCCATGCAGGTGTCCGAGGCCATCCACCGCTACGGGCAGAAGCTCGGCGTTACCGTGCTCCCCCTCTACGGCGGGCAGGTCATCGGCCAGCAGCTGCGCGTGCTCAAGAGGGGCGTGGACGTCGTCGTCGCCACCCCGGGCCGCGCGCTGGACCACCTGCGCCGCGGAACGCTCCAACTCGACGACGTGCGCACCGTCGTGCTGGATGAGGCCGACGAGATGCTCGACATGGGCTTCGCCGATGACCTGGAGGCCATCCTCTCCGGGACGCCCGAGGACCGGCAGACCGCCCTGTTCTCCGCCACCCTCCCCCCGCGCATCGCCGCCATCGCCGAGCGTCACCTGCACGAGCCCGTGCGCGTGAAGATTGCCCGCGAGAAGGTGGAGCAGGGCGAGATGCCCCGCGTCCGTCAGACGGCCTATGTCGTCCCGCGCGCCTTCAAGATCGCCACGCTGGGCCGGCTGCTCGACGTGGAGTCGCCCACCGCGGCCATCATCTTCTGCCGCACCCGCACCGAGGTGGACGACCTCACCGTGTCCCTCAATGGCCGCGGCTGGCGCGCCCACGCCCTGCATGGCGGCATGACGCAGGAGCAGCGGGACAGGGTCATCAAGCAGCTCAAGTCGCAGGGCACGGACCTGCTGGTGGCCACGGACGTCGCGGCGCGCGGCCTGGACATCCCCCGGCTGTCGCACGTGGTGAACTTCGACGTGCCCAACGCCCCGGAGGCCTACGTGCACCGCATCGGCCGCACGGGCCGCGCCGGCCGCGAGGGCGTGGCGATTACCCTCGTGGAGCCCCGCGAGCACCGGCTGCTGCGCAACATCGAGCGCGTCACCGGCCAGCGCATCGAGG contains these protein-coding regions:
- a CDS encoding metallophosphoesterase, whose protein sequence is MPADINEVFFAAVGDVHGHMNRMVNDLRHATEVFHRQFDFVLQVGDFEPHRDEADLATMAAPAKYRHLGDFGAYHKVRRGFPWPLYFIGGNHEPYGYLDTHPEGFELTRHCHYLGRVGVMDLHGLRVVGLSGIHSEEAFRDSRPPLSALGSASNKDFTYFNERDVEQVLELGHADVLLLHDWPSGIVDPKDAADFQGQRRSFSHDTVGNEYARLLVDALQPKLVLCGHLHRSYATEIQHPSGKKTSVRCLASVEQGRDAYGYFGISGGSLLTWGITD
- a CDS encoding DEAD/DEAH box helicase, producing the protein MKASPPPPEAPVNPTFDSLGLKPALVEALSALGYEEPTPIQAAALPPLLAGKDLLGIAATGTGKTAAFALPLLQHLTAGKSRPNTTAALVLVPTRELAMQVSEAIHRYGQKLGVTVLPLYGGQVIGQQLRVLKRGVDVVVATPGRALDHLRRGTLQLDDVRTVVLDEADEMLDMGFADDLEAILSGTPEDRQTALFSATLPPRIAAIAERHLHEPVRVKIAREKVEQGEMPRVRQTAYVVPRAFKIATLGRLLDVESPTAAIIFCRTRTEVDDLTVSLNGRGWRAHALHGGMTQEQRDRVIKQLKSQGTDLLVATDVAARGLDIPRLSHVVNFDVPNAPEAYVHRIGRTGRAGREGVAITLVEPREHRLLRNIERVTGQRIEVSTVPTVADLREKRKEMLRSSLRETLVAGELDPLRSVVEDLASEFDAMDIAAAALKLLQDSQDEGREAKEEEIPTVAPPKDRPERGKFGPPGAPGGRPGGRPDRGPKSRGGPPSWDITRLWIGAGRRAGMRPADLVGAIAGEAGLDSSRIGAIQIGDSFSLVEVPEPDANRIIAALKETTLRGKKVIVRKDKG